In Candidatus Zixiibacteriota bacterium, the following are encoded in one genomic region:
- a CDS encoding PTS sugar transporter subunit IIA — protein sequence MNISRLLDASLIELAMSTRIVEDPDNPVKSARRRRLDQETILDELVSILERSGKVGNRSKLLVEFINRERKAPTAIGYGIAIPHVRTYQVRELVIGVGRSAEGYDFGAPDDEPVRLFFVMAAPSYDDNLYLRVFKSLAEVLQFDYFRQRLMETNSVFEIIRTFEEME from the coding sequence ATGAACATCTCGCGACTCCTGGATGCCTCCCTGATTGAACTGGCGATGTCCACGCGCATCGTCGAGGACCCGGACAATCCGGTGAAGTCGGCCCGCCGTCGCCGCCTGGATCAGGAGACGATCCTCGATGAGTTGGTTTCCATTCTCGAGCGCTCGGGCAAGGTGGGGAATCGCAGCAAGCTACTCGTCGAATTCATCAACCGTGAACGGAAAGCTCCGACCGCCATCGGGTATGGGATCGCCATCCCACACGTTCGCACATACCAAGTGAGAGAACTCGTCATCGGTGTGGGGCGGTCGGCTGAGGGGTACGACTTCGGCGCCCCCGACGATGAACCGGTTCGCCTGTTCTTCGTCATGGCCGCACCCTCGTACGATGACAACCTCTATTTGCGCGTGTTCAAGTCGCTGGCCGAGGTGTTGCAGTTCGACTATTTCCGCCAACGGCTGATGGAGACAAACTCTGTGTTCGAGATCATCCGCACTTTTGAAGAAATGGAATGA
- a CDS encoding ATP-binding protein: MMVTNSAIQSELRRILLISALLIGLSIAHFVSPAEAIWLHDFWFKVTYIPIVLSGLWFGVRGGLTVGVITGLTYTVHIRLQLAGHHQHAQTGFWLELVLYLLIGIVVGWLADEQRRIQERLHQTNLQLQDSLASLKEKAEALLVAEESLRRADRLRAVGELAAGIAHEVRNPLSGILGAAKILADPATNDQNRAEFADLLAQETQRLDRVIGRLLDLARPGPGSAGTSLLANEIAFVGQLTEGTRRKSHADYDLSQVPHDIVVAVPVDVARQIILNLTLNALAALSERGGQIIWSAEIEGDRTTVRVRDTGGGVDSQIRDHLFEPFVTTRQTGGTGLGLAIVARLVRESGGEIDLESTGPSGTTFALTLPIASDRAWQGQGEGS; this comes from the coding sequence ATGATGGTCACGAATTCCGCCATCCAGAGCGAGCTTCGCCGGATACTCCTGATCTCGGCTCTTCTCATCGGCCTGTCGATCGCTCATTTCGTCAGTCCCGCGGAGGCGATCTGGCTCCACGACTTCTGGTTCAAGGTGACATACATACCCATTGTACTGTCCGGCTTATGGTTTGGGGTGCGTGGCGGACTGACGGTCGGAGTCATCACGGGGTTGACCTACACGGTCCATATCAGGCTGCAGTTGGCGGGGCACCATCAGCATGCGCAGACCGGATTCTGGCTGGAGCTGGTGCTCTATCTCCTCATCGGCATCGTGGTTGGGTGGCTGGCAGACGAACAACGCCGGATCCAAGAGAGATTGCATCAGACGAACCTGCAACTCCAAGATTCGCTGGCGTCACTGAAGGAAAAAGCCGAGGCGCTCTTGGTGGCCGAAGAGTCGCTACGGCGCGCCGACCGACTCCGCGCGGTTGGAGAGCTTGCGGCCGGCATCGCCCACGAAGTCAGGAATCCCTTGAGCGGGATACTGGGCGCAGCCAAGATCCTAGCGGACCCTGCCACGAATGACCAGAATCGTGCGGAGTTTGCCGATCTCCTCGCACAGGAGACACAGCGTCTGGACCGTGTGATTGGCCGACTGCTCGATCTGGCCCGGCCGGGACCGGGAAGCGCGGGCACGTCACTGTTGGCCAACGAAATCGCTTTCGTGGGTCAGTTGACGGAAGGGACGAGACGGAAGTCGCACGCCGATTACGACCTGTCCCAAGTGCCCCATGACATTGTGGTCGCGGTTCCGGTGGATGTGGCAAGACAGATCATACTGAACCTCACATTGAATGCGCTGGCCGCCCTGTCCGAGCGCGGCGGTCAGATCATATGGTCGGCTGAGATAGAGGGGGACCGCACCACGGTTCGAGTTCGCGACACCGGGGGTGGGGTGGACTCCCAGATCCGTGACCATCTGTTTGAGCCGTTTGTGACGACCCGTCAGACGGGAGGCACCGGCTTGGGGCTGGCGATTGTGGCGCGGCTGGTACGGGAATCGGGGGGAGAGATCGATCTGGAATCGACCGGTCCGTCAGGGACCACATTTGCCCTGACGTTGCCGATCGCCTCTGACCGCGCCTGGCAGGGCCAGGGGGAGGGATCGTGA